A window of the Flavobacteriales bacterium genome harbors these coding sequences:
- a CDS encoding SRPBCC domain-containing protein produces the protein MKSSLMMDFSVDKEKSQIHIRREFAAPLSAVWAAYTQSDLLDQWWAPRPWKANTITMDFKEGGHWLYFMEGPEGERHYCRADYKKISEERSFEALDAFCSPEGVVNTSMPRTEWETQFESEGNTTFVNVHLTYKSLDDLEKVLAMGMKEGFTMALENLDELLAQR, from the coding sequence ATGAAAAGTAGTCTTATGATGGACTTTTCCGTGGACAAGGAAAAGAGCCAGATTCACATCCGAAGAGAATTTGCCGCACCCCTTTCCGCTGTATGGGCAGCATATACCCAAAGTGATCTGCTTGATCAATGGTGGGCGCCCAGACCATGGAAGGCCAATACCATTACCATGGACTTCAAAGAAGGCGGTCATTGGCTGTATTTCATGGAAGGCCCTGAGGGAGAAAGGCACTATTGCAGGGCAGACTATAAAAAGATATCCGAAGAAAGAAGCTTTGAAGCACTGGATGCCTTCTGCTCTCCCGAAGGCGTTGTGAATACGTCCATGCCACGTACGGAATGGGAAACACAATTTGAAAGCGAAGGAAACACAACATTTGTAAATGTGCATCTCACATACAAATCACTGGATGATCTCGAGAAGGTCCTGGCGATGGGCATGAAAGAAGGATTCACCATGGCCCTCGAAAATCTGGACGAACTGCTGGCACAGCGGTAA
- a CDS encoding winged helix-turn-helix transcriptional regulator encodes MKRDIFQGLADPTRRAILVLLTTQAMTPNALAEKFDTTRQAVSKHIKILKECELVGQRKTGREIYYHFKADKMKEIDHWLEQFRKHWDDRFDQLDQVLSNLKTKKR; translated from the coding sequence ATGAAGAGAGATATATTCCAAGGCCTGGCAGATCCGACACGTAGAGCAATTCTTGTGCTGCTAACCACCCAGGCCATGACACCCAATGCCCTGGCAGAAAAGTTTGATACCACCAGGCAGGCCGTTTCCAAACACATCAAAATCTTAAAGGAATGTGAGTTGGTGGGTCAACGCAAGACCGGGCGGGAAATCTACTACCACTTCAAGGCAGATAAAATGAAAGAAATAGATCATTGGTTGGAACAATTCAGAAAACATTGGGACGACCGCTTTGATCAACTGGACCAAGTATTAAGCAACCTAAAAACCAAAAAAAGATGA